In Aspergillus nidulans FGSC A4 chromosome IV, a single window of DNA contains:
- a CDS encoding uncharacterized protein (transcript_id=CADANIAT00000086), whose product MVSTGLCVEPLFGVSIRLVTPEAYSGILTDWGFISGLRGNILKHYYEDQATSKQRTYASTISGGVAGGAVTKLMGGRLIPGLVVFSLFGYVGQVSYNAIDKWQLAQANTPSKPFLTRIAESKWVPLKSLTDDEYRGILSEKLLTIEAEIALIDEKIEELQKAKLDAMAEVSPGQEAR is encoded by the exons ATGGTATCCACTGGTTTGTGTGTGGAACCTCTTTTTGGTGTCAGTATTCGCCTCGTTACCCCTGAAGCCTACTCAGGGATATTGACTGACTGGGGTTTCATTTCAGGGCTGAGGGGTAATATCTTGAAGCATTACTATGAGGATCAAGCGACTTCGAAGCAACGCACCTATGCTAGTACTATTTCTGGCGGCgtcgctggcggcgctgTCACCAAGCTAATGG GTGGTCGACTCATCCCAGGATTGGTTGTTTTCTCTTTATTTGGGTATGTCGGACAGGTCTCGTACAATGCGATTGATAAATGGCAGTTGGCACAGGCGAACACGCCTTCGAAGCCGTTTCTCACGCGCATTGCTGAGTCGAAGTGGGTTCCGCTTAAGTCGCTCACTGATGATGAGTATCGGGGTATCTTGAGCGAGAAGCTGCTCACAATCGAGGCCGAGATTGCGCTGATTGACGAGAAAATCGAAGAGCTCCAGAAGGCCAAGCTGGACGCAATGGCCGAGGTGTCGCCTGGACAGGAGGCGCGATGA
- a CDS encoding uncharacterized protein (transcript_id=CADANIAT00000087), giving the protein MPLTLPCDACSFRRVKCDGKNPCSTCLRREQSCTYLKVRKRRGPKGPRRSTNARVQAMQKNLGIEKSCSMRECSLPASDGTPASPTSSASSDDPLLVRRRISLSTYYTYIDIFRSQLYTVWPIVSTNALKAKLNDIKNTQAHALAAALCAATLAQLRLPGHSQAQEPFLVTSGDFVRECIRLRADYDAQSSASLDSLLTSLFLHMYYANIDQIPLATFALRDAITHAHLLSLGNVELFKDSQDQQQLRLRIYWILLVTERTFCMQHDLPITLQTIGDLPIPVDDGDTDPAFLNGFCNLVRLFTRIDGPLLQAPHLSTCPTYSRDKITDIQASLQTGATRDPIIDEVQRVDIWITLAWLSSLLWQYSASHFMLTSDSSNVFFSPSYPFIVARNFLSLVCGASLDSVRPHGYGMEIKLSQLANSLIDVLVYVPSLSKIYDGSNWGPRHAIVELERLLDVVAGGRSERLDKLHHRMAQIEFTPAPREALSESDDQESEGPPSDEISEANDLAPHLKTVDHWSEDKRGFILQLGKRDGDLSAVFPEFGVEVVSIFPADGDESGRYEGISYDFPADILALGAHMPHIPQ; this is encoded by the exons ATGCCTCTTACCCTTCCCTGCGATGCCTGCTCGTTTAGACGAGTCAAGTGCGATGGGAAGAACCCGTGTAGCACCTGTCTGCGGCGGGAGCAGTCGTGCACCTATCTCAAGGTCCGAAAGCGACGCGGTCCGAAAGGCCCGAGACGATCAACCAACGCCAGAGTTCAGGCCATGCAAAAGAATCTCGGCATCGAGAAAAGCTGCTCCATGCGAGAATGCTCCCTACCGGCTTCGGACGGTACGCCTGCCTCGCctacctcttccgcctccagcGACGATCCCCTGCTTGTCCGACGGCGGATTTCTCTGTCCACTTACTACACCTACATTGACATCTTCCGGAGCCAGCTCTACACTGTGTGGCCAATCGTCTCAACCAATGCATTGAAGGCGAAACTAAACGATATTAAGAATACACAAGCCCACGCCCTGGCAGCCGCGCTGTGCGCGGCAACGCTCGCCCAGCTGCGTCTGCCCGGTCATAGTCAGGCGCAGGAACCGTTTCTCGTCACCTCGGGCGACTTTGTCCGCGAGTGCATTCGGCTTCGAGCCGATTATGATGCTCAAAGCAGTGCCAGTTTGGATTCTCTTCTGACGTCGCTGTTCCTGCATATGTACTACGCCAACATAGATCAAATCCCGCTTGCCACGTTCGCTCTACGTGACGCCATTACCCACGCCCATCTTCTCAGCCTGGGGAATGTAGAGCTATTCAAGGATTCACAGGACCAGCAACAGTTGAGGCTTCGCATTTACTGGATCTTGCTAGTCACAGAACG TACTTTCTGCATGCAGCATGACCTCCCAATCACGCTACAAACAATAGGCGACTTACCAATTCCGGTTGATGACGGTGACACTGATCCAGCGTTTCTCAATGGGTTTTGCAACTTGGTCCGGCTCTTCACGCGAATCGACGGGCCACTGCTCCAAGCACCACACTTATCCACGTGTCCGACATACTCCAGAGACAAGATCACAGATATCCAAGCATCTCTCCAGACCGGAGCGACCAGGGACCCGATCATTGATGAAGTACAACGCGTGGACATCTGGATCACCTTGGCCTGGTTGAGCTCCCTGCTTTGGCAATATTCGGCGTCCCATTTTATGCTCACATCCGATTCGTCGAACGTTTTCTTCTCCCCGAGTTATCCATTCATTGTTGCGAGAAACTTTCTCTCACTGGTATGCGGTGCGTCGCTCGACTCAGTTCGTCCACATGGCTATGGCATG GAAATCAAACTATCTCAACTGGCAAACTCGTTAATAGATGTCCTGGTATACGTCCCATCCTTATCTAAGATATATGACGGCTCCAACTGGGGACCTCGCCACGCAATCGTGGAATTGGAACGCTTACTGGAcgttgttgctggaggacGGTCTGAGAGATTGGATAAACTACACCACCGCATGGCGCAGATTGAATTTACCCCAGCCCCAAGGGAAGCTTTGTCGGAAAGCGACGACCAAGAGTCTGAAGGGCCACCTTCGGATGAGATATCTGAAGCGAATGACTTAGCTCCACATCTGAAGACCGTGGACCATTGGTCTGAAGACAAGAGAGGATTCATACTGCAGTTGGGCAAAAGAGATGGGGATCTCTCTGCCGTCTTCCCGGAGTTTGGCGTTGAAGTTGTATCAATCTTTCCGGCCGACGGAGATGAGTCTGGTAGATACGAGGGGATTTCATACGACTTCCCCGCCGATATTCTCGCTCTGGGAGCTCATATGCCTCATATACCGCAGTAA
- a CDS encoding protein agdC (transcript_id=CADANIAT00000088): MAGTLLSWTPLALALMARALSQLPLTDCPGYRVINVEERPRGLTADLTLAGTPCNVYGVDIENLRLETDYDTNQRLHVKIYDADENVYQVPDSVFPRPVVNDQACADENTPELRFSYAEDPFSFAVSRASNDETLFNTTGHNLIFQSQYVNLRTSLPQNPNLYGLGEHSDPLRLNTINYTRTLWNRDAYTIPAGTNLYGAHPMYIDHRGEAGTHGVFLLNSNGMDIKIDKNSDNIQFLEYNILGGVLDFYFFAGPSPKDVSVQYAEVAGLPAMVPYWGLGFHQCRYGYRDIFEVAAVVHNYSEARIPLETMWTDIDYMDHRKVFTLDRERFPLDTVRALVQYLHQRDQHYIVMVDPAVAHSENGAFTRGLEKDVFMRKQDGTLYQGAVWPGATVFPDWFHPNTSDYWINEFALFFNAESGVDIDALWIDMNEAANFCDWPCTDPVAYAEENNLPPEPPAVRPNPSSLPGFPAEFQPVNSNNNNSSRKRETQVVIAARQGFVKVGNDNGNGRRLGLQGRELIDPPYKIANAAGSLSNKTMNTDIFHANGLAEYDTHNLYGTMMSSLSRDAMLYRRPEKRPLVITRSTFAGAGSYVGHWLGDNASTWTKYRISIAQMLAFASIFQIPMVGSDACGFTGNTTEELCSRWATLAAFNPFFRNHNEYGMVSQEFYRWNSVAEAARKAISIRYSLLDYLYTEFHEQTVTGEPFLLPLFFVYPNDPNVVGIDSQFFYGDAILVSPVIEEGKTEVHAYFPGDLFYDWYTGLPLRGNGEVITLTDIGYTDIPLHVRGGKIVPVRTGSAGMNTTTEVRKSGFRLVIAPGLDGRAAGRLYIDDGESLEQTAMVDVVFTYEDGRVSVDGVFTLQTDLRVEAVTVFGDNVVERTIDLPLSGPGGVEL; encoded by the exons ATGGCCGGAACTCTCCTCTCATGGACTCCCCTGGCTCTAGCTCTGATGGCTAGAGCTCTCAGTCAATTGCCTTTGACCGACTGTCCTGGATACAGGGTGATAAACGTCGAAGAACGACCTCGCGGACTGACAGCGGATCTGACACTCGCTGGTACGCCGTGCAACGTGTATGGagttgatatcgagaacCTGAGGCTCGAAACCGACTATGATACGA ATCAAAGACTTCATGTCAAAATCTACGATGCGGATGAGAACGTCTACCAAGTGCCCGACTCTGTCTTCCCTAGGCCCGTTGTCAATGACCAAGCCTGTGCTGATGAAAACACCCCGGAGCTGAGGTTTTCGTACGCAGAagatcctttctccttcgccgTCTCCCGAGCGAGCAATGACGAAACACTCTTCAATACTACAGGACATAATTTAATATTTCAATCCCAATATGTGAATCTCCGCACCTCTCTCCCACAAAACCCTAATCTCTACGGACTTGGCGAGCACAGCGATCCCCTTCGCCTGAACACTATCAATTATACCCGCACACTCTGGAACCGGGATGCTTATACCATCCCCGCGGGGACGAATCTTTATGGGGCGCACCCGATGTATATAGACCACCGGGGCGAGGCAGGAACGCACGGAGTTTTCCTTTTGAATTCAAACGGGATGGACATCAAGATTGACAAAAACTCTGATAATATCCAGTTCCTGGAATATAATATCCTGGGGGGCGTTCTAGACTTTTATTTCTTTGCTGGGCCAAGTCCGAAAGACGTGAGCGTGCAGTATGCGGAGGTTGCAGGCTTACCAGCCATGGTTCCAtactggggtcttgga TTTCATCAATGCCGTTACGGTTACAGAGATATCTTCGAAGTCGCTGCGGTAGTACATAACTATAGCGAAGCGAGAATTCCCCTCGAAACAATGTGGACCGATATCGACTACATGGATCACCGCAAAGTTTTTACACTCGATCGAGAGCGATTCCCATTGGATACTGTCCGAGCTTTGGTGCAATATCTTCACCAGCGAGACCAACATTATATTGTTATGGTTGATCCCGCGGTAGCTCACTCTGAGAACGGCGCTTTCACACGAGGGCTAGAGAAGGATGTGTTCATGCGGAAGCAAGATGGAACGCTATATCAAG GCGCTGTCTGGCCCGGTGCGACAGTTTTTCCCGACTGGTTCCATCCAAACACTTCAGACTATTGGATCAACGAATTCGCGTTGTTCTTCAATGCAGAATCAGGAGTTGACATCGATGCCCTGTGGATCGACATGAACGAGGCCGCTAACTTTTGTGACTGGCCCTGTACAGACCCTGTCGCCTATGCGGAGGAGAATAACCTCCCTCCGGAGCCGCCAGCTGTCAGGCCAAATCCGAGCAGCCTTCCAGGGTTTCCGGCTGAGTTTCAGCCTGTAAACAGCAATAACAATAACAGTAGCAGAAAACGCGAGACGCAAGTTGTTATTGCAGCCAGGCAAGGATTTGTCAAAGTCGGAAAcgacaatggcaatggcAGGAGGCTGGGTCTGCAGGGCCGCGAACTGATCGATCCGCCCTACAAGATCGCCAACGCAGCTGGGTCGCTGAGCAATAAGACTATGAATACAGACATTTTCCATGCCAATGGGCTTGCTGAGTATGATACTCACAATCTATACGGGACAA TGATGAGTTCGCTTTCACGAGACGCCATGCTCTACAGACGCCCAGAGAAACGGCCCCTAGTGATAACGCGCAGCACCTTTGCCGGTGCAGGCTCCTACGTCGGTCACTG GCTCGGCGACAACGCTAGCACCTGGACCAAATACCGCATCTCCATCGCCCAAATGCTCGCCTTCGCATCCATATTCCAGATCCCCATGGTCGGTTCTGACGCATGTGGTTTTACAGGCAATACGACTGAGGAGCTGTGCTCGCGCTGGGCAACCCTGGCCGCTTTTAACCCCTTCTTTCGCAATCACAATGAGTACGGGATGGTCTCACAAGAGTTTTACAGGTGGAACTCTGTTGCCGAGGCAGCAAGGAAGGCAATAAGCATCCGATACAGTTTGCTTGACTATCTTTACACGGAGTTCCATGAACAGACGGTCACGGGCGAGCCGTTTTTGCTCCCACTTTTCTTTGTCTATCCAAATGACCCCAATGTGGTGGGTATTGACTCACAGTTCTTCTATGGGGATGCGATTCTTGTCAGTCCTGTTATTGAAGAAGGTAAGACGGAGGTTCATGCTTATTTCCCGGGTGATTTGTTCTATGATTGGTACACAggtcttcctcttcgtggAAATGGTGAGGTGATAACATTGACGGACATTGGGTACACTGACATCCCGTTACATGTACGTGGTGGGAAAATTGTGCCTGTACGGACCGGGTCTGCGGGGATGAATACGACGACTGAGGTGAGGAAGAGCGGGTTTCGGTTGGTCATTGCCCCAGGACTCGATGGTAGGGCTGCAGGCCGCCTGTACATTGATGATGGGGAATCGTTGGAGCAGACTGCCATGGTGGATGTGGTCTTTACCTATGAGGACGGTAGGGTGAGCGTTGATGGCGTGTTTACGCTACAGACTGATCTACGTGTTGAGGCTGTGACTGTGTTCGGGGACAATGTGGTCGAAAGGACTATCGACCTGCCTCTTTCCGGACCGGGAGGTGTTGAGCTGTAG
- a CDS encoding uncharacterized protein (transcript_id=CADANIAT00000089), whose translation MDTDWNQNRDPERASSAESGSGSSRAIAIDLEQARIATAQEHSLSFTEGLRTYRKAVMWSMLFSLAIIMEGYDTTLLQSFFAFPEFVRKYGSPIYTSTSNASSSPGPGEEVETHELSAAWQSALTNGAYIGEILGLFITGLVIEKTGYRRLMFASALSLGGFIFILVFAPDLPTLLVGEILCGIPWGVFQTVTTAYAADVCPVLLRGYLTTYVNLCWVLGQFVATGVLRACLHIGPVQDAGQGDEWSYRIPFMIQWVWLPFILVIVWVGPESPWWLVRKGKLSEAKSVLERLSASTLSSSSTPGKALERGQTETTLALMLYTIQMENEYVSQSHESYLSCFHSTNRRRTEITCLTWAIQALCGSSFMGYSTYFYQQAGLSVSQSFNMSLGQYAFGIVGTLVSWLLMTRFGRRTLYVVGLLLLVIILFSVGFTSLSDTKTASWAIGSLLLLFTFTYDCTIGPVCYSIVSEIPSTQLRGKTIVLARNVYNMFMIVNGIIVPRMLNPTAWDWRGLAGFFWGGITLVLLCWSYFRLPESKGRTFAEMDILFERRVNARRFRKEEVCFHTNN comes from the coding sequence ATGGATACAGACTGGAATCAGAATCGAGACCCAGAGCGGGCCAGCAGTGCAGAATCAGGGTCCGGATCATCGAGGGCAATTGCTATCGACCTCGAGCAAGCCCGCATCGCAACGGCCCAAGAACACAGCCTGAGCTTCACAGAGGGCCTGCGCACGTACCGAAAGGCCGTGATGTGGTCGATGCTCTTCTCATTAGCAATAATAATGGAAGGGTATGACACGACCCTTCTACAGTCCTTTTTTGCGTTTCCCGAGTTCGTGCGCAAGTACGGGTCCCCCATCTATACCTCCACCTCCAACGCATCCTCAAGTCCAGGGCCGGGAGAAGAGGTGGAAACCCACGAACTCTCCGCCGCCTGGCAAAGTGCCCTCACAAACGGTGCGTATATTGGTGAAATACTCGGTCTGTTCATCACGGGCCTTGTTATCGAAAAGACGGGGTATAGACGGCTCATGTTCGCATCGGCCCTCTCCCTTGGAGGGTTTATTTTCATCCTGGTCTTCGCACCCGATCTCCCAACATTGCTGGTCGGTGAAATTCTTTGCGGCATTCCCTGGGGTGTATTTCAAACTGTGACAACAGCGTATGCGGCAGATGTATGTCCCGTACTTTTGAGGGGGTACCTGACAACGTACGTCAATCTGTGTTGGGTGCTTGGGCAGTTTGTGGCGACGGGGGTGTTGCGGGCTTGCCTGCATATAGGTCCAGTCCAGGATGCGGGACAAGGTGACGAATGGAGTTATCGCATCCCGTTCATGATACAATGGGTATGGCTGCCGTTTATTTTGGTCATTGTGTGGGTTGGGCCGGAGAGTCCGTGGTGGCTAGTGAGGAAGGGAAAGTTGAGTGAGGCTAAAAGCGTTCTCGAAAGGCTTTCTGCCTCCAccctttcttcatcctccacacCCGGCAAGGCTTTGGAACGAGGCCAAACAGAAACCACCCTTGCCCTGATGCTATACACCATCCAGATGGAAAACGAATATGTTTCTCAATCTCATGAGTCCTACCTTTCCTGCTTCCACTCTACGAACCGCCGCCGCACGGAAATCACCTGTCTGACCTGGGCAATCCAGGCCCTCTGTGGCTCCTCGTTCATGGGCTATTCGACTTACTTCTACCAGCAGGCAGGTCTATCCGTATCGCAGTCCTTCAATATGTCGCTAGGCCAGTACGCGTTTGGGATCGTCGGAACACTCGTCTCGTGGTTGTTAATGACTCGGTTTGGACGGCGCACCCTCTACGTCGTcggtcttctccttctggtcatCATACTTTTCTCTGTGGGTTTTACCTCTTTGTCTGATACGAAGACAGCGAGCTGGGCTATTGGCTCTTTATTACTACTGTTTACATTTACGTACGATTGCACTATCGGGCCGGTATGTTATAGTATTGTCTCCGAGATCCCTTCGACGCAGCTCCGAGGAAAGACAATCGTACTGGCAAGAAATGTATATAACATGTTCATGATCGTGAATGGGATTATTGTCCCGAGGATGTTGAACCCTACGGCCTGGGACTGGAGAGGACTCGCCGGGTTCTTCTGGGGTGGGATTACACTGGTATTGCTTTGTTGGTCTTATTTCAGACTGCCTGAGAGTAAGGGAAGGACGTTTGCGGAGATGGATATTCTGTTCGAAAGGAGAGTGAATGCGAGACGGTTCAGAAAGGAGGAGGTTTGTTTCCATACAAATAACTAG